AATGATCCCTGTTAGCGTCAAACGTTTCATCACTTTTCCAAATTAtgttatcattatttttattatacttTTATTCTGCTACATACTTTCGCAAACGATTCCTTTATTTCTTATACAAGTTGCACCAAGTAATGCAATAattcttttacttttcatcATTTCTTAAATTTTCtcattattgatttttcattattgGCAATATACATATTGCTGATGCATTTCAAATCCTTCTATATACtcataatttaataacaaaatataGTTTGCTTTAATCAAACTAATAAttctaataattaaaaatttggcGTGCCTGATGTACTGTTCATGGTTATAatccaaataaaattaaatattctcGTACATTGCTGAGCAATTTGGCTGcttgtgttttaattttgttataaaGGTAGTTAGGAACCTTAAATATTGAATATTCgatgtataatttattttattcacttaAATAATGTCCCCGCGAATTTAATTCGCTTTAACACATCAAAGAGCGTCGATCATGAAATTGTGAAATAATATAATTGGGGgttggaggtttttttcttttaataatttattgaataacaaaacacatttacGTATATAAATGATAACGCCCGGCGTTAACGTAAAACATAAGTATTATCTTACTTTGAATAAGATACACAGTTTTAGGGTAGTTGACCATCATCTTGTGTCCAGCCCtaaaaatataagaaaaaGCAGTCTCAGTATCTTTTACATCATGAAGAAAAATTAAGGTGTAATTAAACCTACCTGTACCGAGCTGTAAGTGAAGCGATGCCGATGCATGGTGTCATCTTTTACTAGCAGAGTAGTCCCGTCGACAGTAGAACTCATTGCGCCTACTGTGGAGACCAGATCGATCGTTTGAAAGTGGCGTAGTCGTAAGGACACCCCTTCGGTATCGAGTTGATAGAATTTTATTCCACTGGAAATGGCAGAATCGAAACACCCGGCAGTTGCAAGCATTATTTCTTCGAGTTTTGGCTGCAGAAGGCGTGTATGGCGGCAGGTTGGACCTGGCGTTGGTATCTTGACTGGTGTTAGACTGCCTCGTACTAGATCGTATTGATAGAGTGTGCTGATAGTCACATTTCGGCTTTGCGATTCTTCCGAGTGTTTGTGCCGTAGTAGAATCAGCAGTGTCGTTCGATTCACGCTGTATGCATCAACCGTCTGCAGGCATCCGGTCGCTGGTGGCAAATCGTGCAGCCGTTGTTCACTGGTGTGGTTTGTTGGAAGCCGTCGCAACTCCACTACAAGGGATCGCTGATCAGGTGAACAGTGCAGTCTGATCGTATCGACTGCATCCATGGTTACTAGCTCGATAAAGCTGGCTGACTCTCGCGATCGAAGCGTTTCCGTGCTGGAGCGTGCGCGTCCAACATTGTTGGAGCGTTGCATTATCTTCAGAGGATGAAGGTGGTCTGATCGTAGTTGTAACTCCGAGGGCATCTGGACAGTCGGATTTACCGCCACAAGACGATACGAAGCAGTCCGAATGTGGTACAGAACGCGTGTGTGCAGTTCGGAAATTAGCACGGGCTTGTTGAAAATGATCGCCTCTAGTTGATGGGCATCGTCCACAAACAGCGAGTCTCGCTTCACCTGTGACAGTGGGCGTCTGTTAAGCAGCTGCAGCGAAAGCGGTCCATCTATATGTAGGACTCGGAATGTTTTCGGACCTGGCACTATTTGATGGGTGGCGTTGGTTGTAGAATGGAAAATTAACTCCCCGAGTGGGATGCTGTTGATGTAGTTTAGGATCGTAGCTGTACCAGTAAGTCGCAACTCCGACACGGTTAGCGTACCCGGGAAGTCTTGGATGTGGTGGAGCTTTGATTGGTGAATTGGGGCTGATGTGCGCTTTACAAATGCGTGGAAAAATCCCTTGAACGGTACGTTGTTAAGCTGTCCAGCTGTCAATAGTTCACTCACCACCACAGGTTGCCCGAAATGCAACGAATTTGTGCAGGGGTATAGTGTCGGATGGTTACAGTGCGCCAACCGGGACCAGAAACTGTCGCCAGTGGGGCCAGGCACAAGCGTGAGATTGTATACGGTGGCTATGAGGTCCTGGGAAAATCGTTTTTCAGCGACAATCGGTAACTTTGAGACTCCTTGGGAAAGTGACAATCGATAAAGGTCAGCAGCCGGACCGAGACGTTCTGCCACATTCACGCCAGCGATGGTGCGTGCTTTAAGATAGCCAGAATCAGCAACGTGGAAGTTCCCATGCATCGACATCGTATCCGGTCCTGTCTGCAGCAGTACCTGATCCTGCTCGAATACAACGGGCAAGCGTAAGTCGGGGGACGAGTTCCTTCGCAAACATTGTCGGGCAGTTCGTTCGATCCGCTGCATCATACCTCCAGCAGGTGTGGTACAGTTGCCGAAATGAACATTTTGCCCAGCGAAAACGACCCCACCAGTTACGGCTCTAGTTTGATCGAGAGAAGGCGTCAGTAGCAACTGATTGAGCAGATGGGACGGATCGCGGATGTGACTGTGAATGCTACCGTGGCAGCGTAACCGTGTGACACCGTGAGGAATGTGTATCAGTGAGGAGCCAGTGTTGGGTTCAAAGATCCAGTTTGGATTTTTGGAAAGCTGCAGCACGTTCGCCTGTAGCCGTTCGATAATTAGCTCACTCTGTAGTAGCAGCGTTTCTTCGGAGTGCAAGGCTAGCCGGGCGAGAGGAGTGCGATTAATCAGCTTCGCGGTCAGATAGCCAGTTGTGACAGTTCCGAAGCGCCAACGGCTATCAATACTCTGTGGTAGCGCATTTGGACCACGAGTTACGATACGGCCCAGGTGTGCTGTGTCGTGATTATTGATCCGGCTGACCGTGAGTCGTTTGGGAATGCTAACCGCTCCAAGCACCTGCTTATACCCTGCAATCGAACGGCCTGGTCGACTATGTTTGGAGACTGTTTCTTGTAGAAGCCGCTGGACGGAACAAAAGTTGATATGTCCCACCGAGGCTACTGGAATCTGCTGCACATGAACCGGCGTAACGATCTTGGCAAATGATGGTACACTACCTAAGCTGGACCCGTGATGATAGGGCACAGTAGTAACGAAGCGTTGCAGTACATCATCGAGTGACAGATCCACCATCTGTCGAACGTTGGCCATGGTAGCATTAACAGCATTCAGTTGCATCGTGTGATAACGTCGCAAAGGTGGTTTTGCCAGCTCCGCTAAATCGTACGACGTTCGACCGTTGAATCCAGCCGCTTGAAATGGACCTCGGATCTGCAGAACGCTCTGTCGCAGCTCTGTATGGcctaaaaatactttcggtgCAGCATTAGCTGTCCCATACGGGACGGTTTTGCGCCAGAGAGCTTCAGGGATAATGGTACCGTCAATCGAGTGGGTATTCAGGTGAGTTACACGCAGAGTGTCGGTGAAATGTTTTACATCACAAACGCGAATACTAAGCAACGAAAAAGAGGTGTTAGGAAGGATGTATCACACAAAGATGAGTGAGTTGATCTGCTACTTACTGCGCATTAACGTCGATGCGGTTCTGCTGCACCGAATGCAACCGTTTAGCGATCCGAGCAGGCCGCACATTGCCTTGCACAGCCACATCCTGCAGATAGAAACTATTCTGCCAGTTCCGGTGTGTTAAGCTGAACTGCCATAGTGCGACTTCGTTCAGTGTGTTTGCAAACAGGTATTGAAACTGTGCAGTATGATACGCAATCGGATGGCTGATTACCTGTTccgagagaaagaaagaatgagagagagagaaaaagggtgtgtgcgagagagaaagaaattgTGAAAAGAGCAATACGATAGCTGTTTGTAAACATTTAACCAACCTGACGTTCATTGCGCAACAGGTACTGCTGGTACGGTTTACTTGTTACAGATTGTCCCATGATCGTAACATTTGGTGCATTTATATTGGCTACCTTTAATTGTAGCGTACCGTTCAGCACGACTTTGCCGGTGTATAGCTGCCTAAAGTCACCCGGACTAGTGCCAATGTGTGGGGTCAACTGTTGTTCTTCGTGGTTTGCAGTGAGATCACCAAGAACTATCATTTTCTCCGCACGCACAGATGCTAAAAAAGGGTGAAAGATAAAACAG
This window of the Anopheles moucheti chromosome X, idAnoMoucSN_F20_07, whole genome shotgun sequence genome carries:
- the LOC128306474 gene encoding uncharacterized protein LOC128306474, whose protein sequence is MYSKRNSSNLSQVLVMFKYCNRGAGPSQYRSSCSVSNYAPTSRPKSCARIERKMSHPWCRHVVLCLVVQLLLLCVCVQRINSITVPLEPSSVEVTTTIPTITTSQARAAKHTNAAGSFRLPCSSVKPFLFERSSNSLKLYLLDAIGLHRFENEESGGIVQSHISTLPKKYEEAITLQILDIKLGEADYVLFVVTTDQWHNVFLAHQNVGIGPTSAQPIQRIKYSGNFSKAQLLECNGNIYMVTIVTYATTGKIRVYRWQQSYFSLESTKEVLSIDDVRCHCPSTLLLLALDYGQLPERSLNHVLLLDNAERPVKVQEMFFLYSSLPSFALGDELYLIRHVSRDKSYLYQWSAEGRFVRLRKLSQHPEQITTYTNWDSTLAVAFEDNIRLYNSNKQNLLRVESSFSLHGDNSSGPLTQLTPGSSGEKLKMLYGLRTDDSEEVILATEFYCPAQTEHAPNSTALYIYKLSIKSVARSAEATAQEHGFQTLNSCLHRLKQELNERKKWIDLIRLQLSRKNLLFDAITQSDPAKSTLIHPSVTLTNVLLPHNNPNLLPPSRTILNGQSLLLRHYRVATDLNQVLLLNRERTEIRGDLHVSGNVRTRCSKIRAVNAQDSYGADPKKRRMRSTVHVAGKTFYRVVKAKEIVSDSTLSKRCLLRSKMNVLHGTMQLDELNTQSVRVEQGSINHIAVPTRKVLMDAAKHGYRGHKVFRNVKSFRLNTHHLNGHPLSTEIIESGLKYANEGITIKTDVCRTRNLIVRNSVNDFPLRQLVFMHQHTLHIKGNLLLGDQVCVKNLQYRRTLNNIPKEDLLDRLSNQTISGPVFVSKGFTHNLQVRQVNGELLANYATTTQPNRNEALQIQASVRAEKMIVLGDLTANHEEQQLTPHIGTSPGDFRQLYTGKVVLNGTLQLKVANINAPNVTIMGQSVTSKPYQQYLLRNERQVISHPIAYHTAQFQYLFANTLNEVALWQFSLTHRNWQNSFYLQDVAVQGNVRPARIAKRLHSVQQNRIDVNAHIRVCDVKHFTDTLRVTHLNTHSIDGTIIPEALWRKTVPYGTANAAPKVFLGHTELRQSVLQIRGPFQAAGFNGRTSYDLAELAKPPLRRYHTMQLNAVNATMANVRQMVDLSLDDVLQRFVTTVPYHHGSSLGSVPSFAKIVTPVHVQQIPVASVGHINFCSVQRLLQETVSKHSRPGRSIAGYKQVLGAVSIPKRLTVSRINNHDTAHLGRIVTRGPNALPQSIDSRWRFGTVTTGYLTAKLINRTPLARLALHSEETLLLQSELIIERLQANVLQLSKNPNWIFEPNTGSSLIHIPHGVTRLRCHGSIHSHIRDPSHLLNQLLLTPSLDQTRAVTGGVVFAGQNVHFGNCTTPAGGMMQRIERTARQCLRRNSSPDLRLPVVFEQDQVLLQTGPDTMSMHGNFHVADSGYLKARTIAGVNVAERLGPAADLYRLSLSQGVSKLPIVAEKRFSQDLIATVYNLTLVPGPTGDSFWSRLAHCNHPTLYPCTNSLHFGQPVVVSELLTAGQLNNVPFKGFFHAFVKRTSAPIHQSKLHHIQDFPGTLTVSELRLTGTATILNYINSIPLGELIFHSTTNATHQIVPGPKTFRVLHIDGPLSLQLLNRRPLSQVKRDSLFVDDAHQLEAIIFNKPVLISELHTRVLYHIRTASYRLVAVNPTVQMPSELQLRSDHLHPLKIMQRSNNVGRARSSTETLRSRESASFIELVTMDAVDTIRLHCSPDQRSLVVELRRLPTNHTSEQRLHDLPPATGCLQTVDAYSVNRTTLLILLRHKHSEESQSRNVTISTLYQYDLVRGSLTPVKIPTPGPTCRHTRLLQPKLEEIMLATAGCFDSAISSGIKFYQLDTEGVSLRLRHFQTIDLVSTVGAMSSTVDGTTLLVKDDTMHRHRFTYSSVQGWTQDDGQLP